The following are from one region of the Amia ocellicauda isolate fAmiCal2 chromosome 1, fAmiCal2.hap1, whole genome shotgun sequence genome:
- the cnih4 gene encoding protein cornichon homolog 4 — protein sequence MEAAVFILSLIDCCALIFLSVYFIITLSDLECDYINSRSCCSKLNKWVVPELVGQGIATTLMLVSLHWFVFLLNLPVAAWNMYRLIKVPLGNMGVFDPTEIHNRGQLKSHMKEAMIKLGFHLLCFFIYLYSMILALIND from the exons ATGGAGGCGGCGGTGTTCATCCTCTCTCTGATCGACTGCTGTGCTTTAATTTTCCTGTCAGTGTACTTT ATAATTACTCTCTCAGATCTAGAGTGTGATTACATTAACTCAAGATCTTGCTGTTCCAAATTAAACAAA TGGGTTGTTCCAGAATTGGTAGGTCAGGGAATAGCCACAACTCTGATGCTGGTTTCATTGCACTGGTTTGTCTTCCTTCTCAATCTGCCTGTTGCAGCGTGGAACATGTACAG ACTTATAAAGGTTCCTCTGGGGAATATGGGAGTTTTTGACCCAACAGAGATTCACAATCGAGGGCAGCTGAAATCCCACATGAAGGAGGCGATGATCAAACTGGGCTTCCACCTtctgtgtttctttatttactTGTACAG